One region of Glutamicibacter sp. B1 genomic DNA includes:
- a CDS encoding YebC/PmpR family DNA-binding transcriptional regulator, with protein MSGHSKWATTKHKKAAIDAKRAKAFAKFIKGIEVAARAGGADLSGNPALELAVSKAKKNSVPVNNIDRAIKRGAGLTGEVVDYTEIIYEARGPQGSALLIECLTDNKNRAASEVRVGITRNGGTVADPGSVAYLFNRQGVVRLPKGDLTEDDLLMTVLDAGADEILDEGDSFAIVSDPSDLRAVAAALDEAEIAYESDEMEFLPSMKVDLDVEGARKFLKLFDALEELDDVQNVYTNADLSDEVRAALDEEQ; from the coding sequence ATGTCAGGCCACTCCAAATGGGCAACCACTAAGCACAAGAAGGCTGCGATCGACGCCAAGCGCGCCAAGGCCTTCGCAAAATTCATTAAGGGCATCGAAGTTGCCGCCCGCGCCGGCGGCGCTGACCTGTCCGGCAACCCAGCACTGGAACTTGCAGTTAGCAAGGCCAAGAAGAACTCCGTGCCGGTAAACAACATCGACCGCGCTATCAAGCGTGGTGCGGGCCTGACCGGTGAAGTTGTCGACTACACCGAAATCATTTACGAAGCACGTGGCCCACAGGGCTCTGCTCTGCTGATCGAGTGCCTTACCGACAACAAGAACCGTGCCGCTTCTGAGGTTCGCGTAGGCATCACCCGTAATGGTGGAACCGTGGCTGACCCAGGTTCGGTCGCTTACCTGTTCAACCGCCAAGGCGTTGTTCGTTTGCCAAAGGGCGATCTGACCGAAGACGATCTGCTGATGACCGTACTGGATGCTGGTGCAGATGAAATCTTGGACGAAGGTGATAGCTTCGCCATCGTTTCGGATCCATCGGATCTGCGTGCCGTGGCTGCAGCATTGGATGAGGCTGAAATCGCCTACGAATCCGATGAAATGGAATTCCTGCCTTCGATGAAGGTGGACCTGGACGTTGAGGGTGCTCGCAAGTTCCTCAAGCTCTTTGACGCTTTGGAAGAACTCGACGACGTGCAGAACGTTTACACCAACGCTGACCTGTCTGACGAGGTTCGTGCAGCTCTGGACGAAGAGCAGTAA
- the pdxT gene encoding pyridoxal 5'-phosphate synthase glutaminase subunit PdxT has translation MPKIGVLALQGDFREHLASFERLGQETLAVRTPQDLSQVDALVIPGGESSVIDRLSRNYLLAEPIKQRLADGMPAYGSCAGMIMLADRIENPAVSSSGEIQQSFGGIDMTVRRNAFGRQVDSFEYQLDFLGKNLEAVFIRAPEAVQVGSGVQVISTVPAEGDGEQGRIVAVRQGNLLATSFHPEVTGSTAIHEFFIQLTRGDA, from the coding sequence ATGCCAAAAATTGGCGTCCTCGCCCTCCAAGGGGATTTCCGCGAACACCTCGCGTCCTTCGAGCGCTTGGGACAAGAAACACTCGCCGTGCGAACTCCACAAGACCTGTCACAGGTCGACGCACTGGTCATTCCGGGCGGAGAATCCTCGGTTATTGATCGGCTCTCACGCAATTATTTACTGGCAGAACCCATCAAGCAGCGGCTTGCTGACGGTATGCCAGCCTACGGTTCCTGCGCGGGAATGATCATGCTCGCTGACCGGATCGAAAACCCTGCAGTCTCTAGCTCCGGTGAAATTCAGCAAAGCTTCGGCGGCATTGATATGACCGTCCGACGCAACGCCTTCGGTCGGCAGGTTGACTCGTTCGAGTACCAGTTGGACTTCTTAGGGAAGAACCTTGAGGCAGTGTTCATCCGTGCGCCCGAAGCTGTACAAGTAGGCTCCGGGGTCCAAGTGATCAGCACGGTTCCGGCAGAGGGTGACGGCGAACAGGGTAGAATTGTTGCAGTACGTCAGGGAAATTTGTTGGCAACGAGCTTTCACCCGGAAGTCACCGGCAGTACAGCGATCCACGAATTTTTCATCCAACTCACGCGAGGAGACGCTTAA
- a CDS encoding DUF6226 family protein, with protein sequence MLHGYQRPQNIVTDYFDDQGKLIPYGNRFDGDDPPAESYSVISHPQRFAPLHAVADSLVNWMTTRFNVRCYEDPDLAAQYEIPLDEVVRSIRLVPEDSQCAPVGLVFTKFPGLHLQFGALFTSIAPNCGCDACDDSVPDLCTALEAQIDAVTSGAFVEILDVGKNRLTHQFNVEAAGMLEQSVDLDDLSSTQLAKARAMIPADVSWAPWPLR encoded by the coding sequence ATGTTGCACGGGTACCAACGTCCACAAAACATCGTGACTGATTACTTCGATGATCAGGGCAAGCTCATCCCCTACGGCAATCGTTTCGATGGTGATGATCCACCGGCCGAAAGCTACTCGGTGATTTCCCACCCGCAACGCTTCGCGCCCCTGCATGCGGTGGCAGATTCGCTGGTGAATTGGATGACCACCCGATTCAACGTCCGATGCTACGAAGATCCCGATTTGGCGGCCCAATATGAGATCCCGCTTGATGAGGTAGTCCGCTCGATCAGGCTCGTCCCCGAGGATTCACAGTGCGCGCCGGTTGGATTGGTTTTTACAAAGTTTCCGGGGCTGCATCTTCAGTTCGGCGCACTATTTACCTCCATTGCACCCAATTGTGGATGTGATGCCTGCGATGACTCTGTTCCTGATCTGTGCACTGCGCTTGAGGCACAGATCGACGCGGTAACATCTGGTGCTTTCGTAGAAATCCTAGACGTGGGTAAGAACCGTCTGACCCACCAGTTCAACGTTGAGGCAGCGGGCATGCTCGAACAATCCGTTGATCTCGATGACCTGTCATCCACCCAGCTGGCCAAAGCTCGCGCAATGATTCCTGCTGATGTATCTTGGGCTCCCTGGCCCTTACGCTAA
- a CDS encoding CapA family protein, with protein MHSRLVLAYRSLIAGALCSALLSGCSANVEPNNHTGSSNAPTSSPEAASTPAPESSAPEKPKEFSLMVTGDVLLHPQLLQEAQKAANSSSGNGKDFDFSPLLAGLKPYAQDADVALCNLETPIGTPPYSGYPRFTVPAQILSDLKSIGYDGCTTATNHTVDAGTSGVNRTLDAMEDQGLFATGSYRSKAEEQQPPIIEVNGVKLGVITSTFSLNGLSAATDWQVDTGVDAQKLIQRGKAAKKDGAEILVAAIHDGTEYTTRPTEEQRALGRKLAESGVFDFVYMHHTHSVLPIEKHNGTWIVYGLGNSVAKHATKTILNREGISVKATFAQDEKTEDWKVSELQWVPHQLSNSPVLWCQVFEKSECLSEADAEASLARTKATVDAYGAFDDGLKEWTLD; from the coding sequence ATGCACTCACGTTTGGTTCTTGCCTATCGTTCTTTGATCGCCGGCGCACTGTGTTCGGCTCTTCTGTCCGGTTGCTCCGCAAACGTAGAACCAAACAACCACACGGGTTCTTCTAACGCGCCAACGAGCAGCCCAGAAGCAGCAAGTACCCCGGCACCAGAATCCAGTGCACCTGAGAAACCGAAAGAGTTCTCCTTGATGGTTACCGGCGACGTGTTGCTACATCCACAACTGCTTCAGGAAGCCCAGAAGGCGGCCAATTCCTCATCGGGAAACGGCAAGGACTTCGATTTTTCACCCCTGCTTGCTGGGCTCAAGCCTTATGCGCAAGATGCTGATGTGGCCTTATGTAACCTGGAAACACCCATCGGAACACCACCATATTCTGGATACCCGCGCTTCACTGTTCCCGCGCAAATCCTTTCCGACCTGAAATCCATTGGCTATGACGGTTGCACCACGGCTACCAACCACACGGTTGATGCTGGCACCAGTGGAGTGAACCGAACCTTGGACGCCATGGAAGACCAAGGACTTTTTGCCACCGGCTCCTACCGGAGTAAAGCCGAAGAGCAGCAGCCGCCAATCATAGAGGTTAATGGAGTCAAGCTCGGTGTTATTACCAGCACCTTCTCGCTCAACGGACTGAGCGCCGCCACCGACTGGCAAGTTGATACCGGTGTGGACGCGCAAAAGCTCATTCAACGTGGAAAAGCGGCCAAAAAAGATGGCGCCGAAATTCTTGTCGCTGCCATCCACGATGGGACTGAATACACCACTCGGCCAACAGAAGAACAGCGCGCGCTGGGTCGAAAACTAGCCGAGTCCGGGGTGTTTGACTTTGTTTATATGCACCACACCCACTCAGTCTTGCCCATTGAGAAGCACAACGGAACCTGGATCGTCTATGGACTAGGGAACTCAGTGGCCAAGCATGCGACAAAGACCATCTTGAACCGCGAAGGTATCAGTGTGAAAGCTACCTTTGCTCAGGATGAAAAGACCGAGGACTGGAAAGTTTCCGAACTTCAGTGGGTTCCTCACCAACTTTCAAATTCTCCGGTGCTCTGGTGCCAAGTCTTTGAAAAGTCGGAATGTTTATCTGAAGCTGATGCAGAAGCTTCCCTAGCGCGAACCAAGGCCACAGTTGACGCGTATGGAGCGTTCGACGATGGCCTGAAAGAATGGACGCTGGACTAA
- a CDS encoding M3 family metallopeptidase, which produces MQNPLLTPSAMPYQWPAFDILTAEHYLEAAQLGAAEQRTEIQRIVDEAETPTFSNTFLALESSGQTLRRALMTYFSVLSAHGTEPIRAIQTEMSSIYSAQEDEIYLNQSLYSRLQSVDCSDLVGEDARLAEQILQEFKLSGAGLDEAQKTQLKQLNAELSELSSTFSNRVLENQNAHAVLFDSAEELDGLSAQAIESAAQAARQAGHASGYLLPLVSPTQQPALESLTNSESRRKVFTASISRGLDENPTVELAAQMAKLRAKRAALLGFANHAETVLAQATAPSTAAVEQRLTELTKAATANADKEAAVLSKISGLDVTAWDWKFYANQVLREQYAVDSESLRSYFELDRVLFDGVFATATKLYGITFTERFDLPTYHEQVRVFEVFDADGSSLAIFTGDYLARDTKKGGAWMTSLRDAASYLDERPIVTNTLNISAPAPGDPILLTLDETNTLFHEFGHALHGMFSNGKYASLSGTSVPRDFVEFPSQVNEMWVLDEQVLPNYAVHHETGEPLDQETISKVRAAGLWGQGFATTEYLAASVLDWAWHTISSDTVIDDPVAFEQQVLADAGFNTELIPPRYRTGYFQHIFANGYSAGYYSYIWSEVLDADTVQWFEENGGLMRENGNRFREELLSRGNTRDPLESYELFRGRTARVEPLLRRRGLVNAE; this is translated from the coding sequence ATGCAAAATCCGCTCCTCACACCCAGCGCCATGCCCTACCAGTGGCCGGCCTTCGATATCCTCACTGCCGAGCACTACTTGGAGGCGGCTCAACTTGGCGCCGCGGAACAGCGCACCGAAATACAGCGCATCGTCGACGAGGCCGAAACACCAACGTTTAGCAATACGTTCTTGGCTCTGGAATCCAGCGGACAAACGCTACGTCGTGCCTTGATGACCTACTTCAGTGTCCTTTCTGCTCATGGAACGGAACCGATTAGGGCGATCCAGACAGAGATGTCTTCGATTTACAGCGCTCAAGAAGACGAAATCTACCTAAATCAATCCTTGTACTCGCGTTTACAAAGTGTTGATTGTTCTGACTTGGTCGGTGAGGATGCCCGACTGGCAGAGCAAATTCTTCAAGAATTCAAGCTCTCGGGCGCTGGTCTGGACGAAGCCCAGAAGACGCAATTGAAACAGCTCAACGCTGAACTGTCCGAACTCTCGAGCACCTTCTCAAATCGTGTATTAGAGAATCAAAATGCTCACGCAGTTCTTTTCGACTCCGCTGAAGAACTTGATGGGCTCTCGGCTCAGGCCATCGAGTCGGCAGCGCAGGCAGCGAGGCAAGCTGGTCACGCATCGGGATATCTCTTGCCCTTGGTCTCCCCTACCCAACAGCCCGCGCTAGAGTCCTTGACCAATAGTGAGTCACGACGCAAGGTTTTCACCGCGTCCATTTCTCGTGGGCTTGATGAAAATCCGACTGTCGAGCTTGCAGCACAAATGGCCAAGCTTCGCGCCAAGCGGGCAGCGCTGCTTGGTTTTGCGAATCACGCCGAAACCGTGCTGGCACAGGCAACGGCACCATCGACAGCGGCAGTCGAGCAACGACTTACAGAACTGACCAAGGCCGCCACCGCTAACGCTGATAAAGAAGCTGCCGTTCTAAGCAAGATCTCTGGCCTGGACGTGACCGCGTGGGACTGGAAGTTCTACGCTAACCAGGTCTTGCGTGAGCAATACGCTGTAGATTCCGAATCGCTACGCAGCTACTTCGAACTTGATCGCGTGCTCTTCGACGGGGTCTTTGCCACCGCTACGAAGCTCTACGGAATTACCTTTACCGAGCGTTTCGATCTGCCTACCTATCACGAACAAGTTCGCGTATTTGAGGTCTTCGACGCGGATGGCAGCTCCCTTGCCATCTTCACCGGCGATTACCTCGCTCGTGACACGAAGAAGGGTGGCGCATGGATGACGAGTCTGCGCGATGCCGCCTCATACTTGGATGAGCGCCCCATTGTCACTAACACGTTGAATATCTCGGCGCCTGCACCGGGCGATCCAATCCTGCTGACCTTGGACGAGACCAATACACTTTTCCACGAGTTCGGACACGCTCTACACGGCATGTTCTCCAACGGAAAATATGCTTCTCTTTCTGGAACGTCGGTCCCCCGCGACTTTGTCGAGTTCCCCTCGCAAGTTAATGAAATGTGGGTCTTGGATGAGCAGGTTCTTCCGAATTATGCGGTGCACCATGAGACCGGCGAGCCATTAGATCAGGAGACGATCAGCAAGGTTCGAGCAGCCGGGTTGTGGGGACAGGGCTTTGCCACAACAGAATATTTGGCTGCCAGCGTGCTGGACTGGGCATGGCACACCATCAGCTCAGATACCGTGATTGATGACCCAGTAGCGTTTGAACAGCAGGTTCTTGCGGACGCCGGATTCAATACAGAGCTGATTCCGCCACGCTACCGCACCGGTTATTTCCAGCACATTTTTGCTAACGGATACTCCGCTGGCTACTACTCCTATATTTGGAGTGAAGTACTCGATGCCGACACTGTGCAGTGGTTCGAGGAAAATGGTGGCCTCATGCGCGAAAATGGTAATCGGTTCCGAGAAGAACTGCTCTCGCGCGGAAATACGCGCGACCCCCTTGAGTCCTATGAATTGTTCCGTGGCCGCACTGCACGGGTTGAACCGTTGTTGCGCCGTCGAGGATTGGTGAACGCAGAATAA
- a CDS encoding GNAT family N-acetyltransferase: MTTIASAQEALSHWHQALAVATGGKIFTTHGCSWAWQPVRKRLILLFPENAEQAGLRPALAEGHRLGARRVEAWVNSGADPTELKAAGFSDNAQVSWHAGPLAIPMDRWAGKIRLGNNVPEASGADAAELNVTNLWRDPSSQLSSGHPALRRVEHALARTDDGEIVGRGFAQQGLGGQLMVHSLAVGKQQRRQGIGTALLHGLSRSMINPLSPPDEEVAVELLAAATPSSADFFTANGLKLLGRGRHMVLRSWA; this comes from the coding sequence ATGACGACGATTGCCTCCGCACAGGAAGCACTGAGCCACTGGCACCAGGCGCTGGCCGTGGCCACCGGTGGAAAGATCTTTACCACTCATGGATGCTCGTGGGCTTGGCAGCCGGTACGCAAGCGGCTGATCCTACTTTTCCCTGAAAACGCTGAGCAGGCTGGGCTTCGCCCTGCCTTGGCAGAGGGCCACCGACTTGGCGCCCGTCGAGTGGAAGCCTGGGTTAATTCAGGAGCCGACCCTACTGAACTCAAGGCCGCCGGATTCTCCGACAACGCCCAAGTTTCATGGCATGCCGGACCACTAGCTATCCCCATGGATCGCTGGGCAGGCAAGATCCGCTTGGGTAATAACGTGCCGGAAGCAAGCGGCGCTGATGCTGCAGAGCTCAACGTGACGAACCTCTGGCGAGACCCCAGCAGCCAACTCTCCAGTGGTCACCCGGCGTTGCGACGCGTTGAGCATGCTCTGGCGCGCACCGACGACGGCGAAATTGTCGGACGTGGATTCGCTCAGCAAGGTTTGGGTGGCCAGCTGATGGTTCATTCATTGGCAGTGGGGAAACAGCAGCGTCGACAGGGCATCGGTACCGCCTTGCTTCATGGGCTTTCCCGCTCGATGATCAATCCGCTGTCTCCCCCAGATGAAGAAGTCGCCGTGGAGCTTTTGGCCGCGGCTACCCCATCAAGCGCTGATTTCTTCACCGCCAATGGCCTGAAGCTTCTGGGGCGTGGACGTCATATGGTTCTGCGGTCCTGGGCCTAA
- a CDS encoding dihydrofolate reductase family protein, with translation MSEIIFDAAVTLNGFLADENHSLKWLFEVPGAQEPDPDLLPKNVGVHVEGANTYLWMLENEQLIEHPEKWQEYYPGVTTFVFTSRNLPVPQGADVRMVSGSVEENLPEIRDVAGDKNIWVLGGGELLGQFFDIDVIDTLAMTVAPAVLSGGAALLPRNIGSERLALTEARQAGPFARLVYRVKHQQ, from the coding sequence ATGAGCGAAATCATCTTCGACGCGGCGGTCACACTAAATGGATTCTTGGCCGATGAAAATCATAGCTTGAAGTGGCTCTTTGAGGTCCCTGGAGCTCAAGAACCGGATCCGGACTTACTCCCGAAGAACGTGGGAGTCCATGTCGAAGGCGCCAATACCTACCTGTGGATGCTCGAGAACGAGCAACTTATCGAACACCCAGAAAAGTGGCAGGAGTACTATCCTGGCGTCACCACCTTTGTTTTCACCTCTCGTAACTTGCCAGTACCTCAGGGTGCGGATGTACGAATGGTCAGCGGATCTGTGGAAGAAAATTTGCCAGAGATCCGTGACGTAGCCGGAGACAAAAATATTTGGGTCCTTGGCGGCGGAGAATTACTCGGGCAGTTCTTCGATATCGATGTTATCGACACGTTGGCAATGACAGTCGCTCCGGCAGTTCTGAGCGGTGGTGCCGCGTTACTGCCACGAAATATCGGCAGCGAACGGTTAGCACTCACTGAAGCTAGACAAGCTGGGCCTTTTGCCAGGCTCGTGTATCGAGTAAAACACCAGCAGTAA
- a CDS encoding TauD/TfdA dioxygenase family protein produces MTTTTTTRLQTTKLGEHIGARIDGLDLTGNLPGETVLAIREALNEHKALVFSQSGIETDEQQELFASHFGPLTTAHPTVTFEEQVKKTVLPVDSEQSIANQWHTDVTFIVNPPQVSTLRAVTLPPYGGETLIANAAAAYRSLPKEIQALADTLWAEHSNDSDYVRPRTVNSEREKKYQEAFVSEKYRTVHPVVRVHPLTGEKGLFIGTFARHVKIVGVSPYESTDLLRLLQSHVTRPEHVVRVTWEPGQLVLFDNRITQHYAVDNYSRAPRKLNRITVAGDIPRSVAGKPSYSVIGDASHYSPIVEVD; encoded by the coding sequence ATGACTACGACTACGACAACCCGCCTGCAAACCACGAAGCTCGGGGAGCACATCGGCGCACGCATTGATGGGCTTGACCTCACTGGGAACCTACCTGGGGAAACAGTCCTAGCTATCCGCGAGGCTCTGAATGAGCACAAGGCCTTGGTTTTCAGTCAGTCTGGGATCGAGACTGACGAACAACAGGAACTCTTCGCTTCACATTTTGGTCCATTAACAACAGCGCATCCGACGGTGACATTCGAAGAACAAGTGAAGAAAACCGTCTTGCCGGTGGACAGTGAACAGTCCATCGCCAACCAGTGGCATACAGATGTCACCTTCATCGTTAATCCGCCGCAGGTTTCTACGCTTCGGGCAGTGACGTTGCCACCCTATGGCGGAGAAACGCTCATCGCCAATGCAGCTGCGGCTTATCGAAGCTTGCCCAAAGAGATCCAGGCACTTGCCGACACGTTGTGGGCTGAGCACTCCAATGACTCCGACTACGTTAGGCCACGAACCGTGAATTCTGAGCGGGAGAAAAAGTATCAGGAGGCTTTCGTATCCGAGAAGTACCGCACGGTCCATCCAGTAGTACGTGTCCACCCACTAACAGGAGAAAAAGGCCTGTTTATAGGAACCTTCGCGAGGCACGTGAAGATCGTCGGGGTGTCTCCCTACGAATCAACAGACCTACTGCGTCTGCTCCAAAGTCATGTGACACGACCAGAACACGTGGTACGAGTGACTTGGGAGCCAGGTCAGTTGGTGCTCTTCGACAACCGAATCACTCAGCACTACGCGGTTGATAATTACAGTCGCGCGCCACGCAAGCTTAATCGCATCACCGTTGCCGGCGACATTCCTCGAAGTGTGGCAGGGAAACCGAGTTATTCAGTCATCGGGGATGCCTCGCATTATTCACCCATTGTTGAGGTGGACTAG
- the pdxS gene encoding pyridoxal 5'-phosphate synthase lyase subunit PdxS, producing the protein MSTNNQNSVVGSDRVKRGMAEMLKGGVIMDVVTPEQARIAEDAGAVAVMALERVPADIRAQGGVSRMSDPDMIDGIINEVSIPVMAKARIGHFVEAQILQSLGVDYIDESEVLSPADYENHIDKWPFTVPFVCGATNLGEALRRINEGAAMIRSKGEAGTGDVSNATGHMRKIRAEIAKLSALPEDELYVAAKELQAPYELVKEIAHTGKLPVVLFTAGGIATPADAAMMMQLGADGVFVGSGIFKSGNPVQRAEAIVKATTFFDNPDELAKISRGLGEAMVGINVDELPEPHRLAERGW; encoded by the coding sequence ATGTCTACGAACAACCAGAACTCCGTCGTCGGCTCCGATCGCGTTAAGCGCGGCATGGCTGAAATGCTCAAGGGCGGCGTCATCATGGACGTAGTCACCCCAGAGCAGGCGCGCATCGCTGAAGATGCTGGCGCCGTAGCTGTCATGGCCCTCGAACGTGTTCCTGCAGACATCCGTGCCCAGGGCGGCGTGTCCCGCATGAGCGACCCAGACATGATCGACGGCATTATCAACGAGGTCTCCATCCCAGTCATGGCTAAGGCTCGTATCGGTCACTTCGTCGAAGCGCAGATCTTGCAGTCCCTGGGCGTCGACTACATCGATGAGTCAGAAGTTCTTTCGCCAGCAGACTACGAGAACCATATCGACAAGTGGCCATTCACTGTTCCTTTTGTTTGCGGTGCGACCAACCTTGGCGAGGCTCTGCGTCGCATCAACGAGGGTGCAGCAATGATTCGTTCCAAGGGTGAAGCTGGTACCGGCGACGTATCCAACGCCACCGGACACATGCGCAAGATCCGCGCTGAAATCGCTAAGCTTTCGGCCCTTCCAGAAGATGAGCTGTATGTTGCAGCGAAGGAACTTCAGGCTCCCTACGAACTGGTGAAGGAAATTGCCCACACCGGCAAGCTGCCAGTAGTACTGTTCACTGCCGGTGGTATCGCTACTCCTGCAGACGCTGCCATGATGATGCAGCTTGGGGCCGACGGTGTCTTCGTTGGTTCCGGTATCTTCAAGTCCGGTAACCCGGTACAGCGTGCAGAAGCCATCGTGAAGGCAACCACCTTCTTCGACAACCCAGATGAGTTGGCCAAGATCTCCCGCGGTCTGGGCGAAGCCATGGTTGGCATTAACGTTGACGAACTGCCAGAGCCTCACCGCTTGGCAGAGCGCGGCTGGTAA
- a CDS encoding ABC transporter permease yields the protein MSTQTAHGRHALPSTVSVSNKEAGHNGALTGFSTMIWFILRRNWLRLSIWTLVLASMIPIVFDSQQQAFPTQASRDAYAQVANTPAVAAMTGLPYAAGSLGGILVIKVWMTLAVSLAFAVTFLITRNGRAEEETGRTELLRSRALGRHAYSAANYFVSAALCVVTGALISLLCLAVRLPSTGSWVMGASIAGTGLAFIGLAALCGQVASTSRGANTLAVALIGLFYFVRAAADLEAEGMSPSPLSWFSPIGWAQNMRAFGENNLWPLLALLGLGAVGCIFALRLESSRDMGAGMLPERRGPTRATRFTASVLGLPLRLQRASLISWFIGLVVSSLFFGSVAQSMSSLLDPSNPFARNFVGGGATMLDGVLGIFVLFNALLACAFAIQSLGTARSEEESGRLEQQLAGALSRRTWLMTHLIIAVLGSGVMLLLGGYLIGVASQGAGEPGLLAGACFSYWPAVLLMLALQLLAFGYLPRSSTVIVWGVYGLSVLASMFGGLFSLSENVIRATPFGAVPRVPAEDFNWSPLLVLLLISLALGTVGLMRFNRRDVLTD from the coding sequence ATGAGCACTCAGACTGCGCACGGACGCCACGCACTACCGAGCACCGTCTCGGTTTCGAACAAAGAAGCTGGGCATAACGGCGCATTGACTGGTTTCAGTACGATGATCTGGTTCATCCTTCGTCGCAATTGGTTACGCCTGTCCATCTGGACGTTGGTCTTGGCTTCGATGATCCCCATTGTTTTTGATTCACAGCAACAGGCATTCCCGACCCAAGCCTCACGCGACGCCTATGCTCAGGTCGCGAATACGCCTGCCGTCGCCGCCATGACGGGGTTGCCTTATGCGGCAGGTTCTTTGGGTGGCATCTTGGTCATTAAAGTCTGGATGACATTGGCGGTGTCATTGGCCTTCGCCGTCACCTTCTTGATCACTCGTAATGGCCGCGCCGAAGAGGAAACCGGGCGCACCGAACTGCTTCGTTCAAGGGCACTGGGCCGACACGCCTATTCGGCCGCGAACTACTTCGTATCTGCTGCCCTGTGCGTCGTCACCGGAGCATTGATCAGTCTGCTGTGTTTGGCAGTGAGACTTCCAAGTACGGGCAGCTGGGTCATGGGCGCTTCCATCGCCGGCACTGGTCTGGCATTTATAGGACTAGCAGCGCTATGTGGGCAGGTAGCGTCAACCAGCCGCGGAGCCAACACGCTGGCAGTGGCTCTGATCGGGCTGTTCTATTTTGTCCGTGCCGCCGCGGATCTGGAAGCTGAAGGTATGAGTCCCAGCCCTTTGAGTTGGTTCTCACCTATTGGCTGGGCACAGAATATGCGTGCCTTTGGAGAGAACAATCTTTGGCCATTGCTAGCCTTGCTCGGACTCGGTGCGGTTGGTTGCATATTTGCCCTGCGTCTCGAAAGCTCCCGAGATATGGGCGCGGGTATGCTTCCAGAACGTCGCGGTCCAACCAGGGCAACCCGGTTTACTGCCAGTGTGCTTGGTTTGCCTTTAAGGCTCCAACGAGCATCGCTGATCAGCTGGTTTATCGGCTTAGTCGTGTCCAGCCTCTTCTTCGGATCTGTTGCGCAGTCGATGAGCTCATTGCTGGATCCGAGCAACCCATTTGCCCGTAATTTCGTTGGCGGTGGGGCCACGATGCTTGACGGGGTGTTAGGGATTTTCGTCCTGTTCAACGCTTTGCTAGCTTGTGCTTTCGCCATCCAATCTTTGGGAACTGCACGCTCGGAGGAAGAAAGCGGGCGGTTAGAACAACAACTGGCAGGGGCACTATCTAGAAGGACTTGGCTTATGACTCACTTGATCATTGCGGTGCTTGGATCCGGGGTCATGCTACTGCTTGGTGGCTACCTTATTGGCGTAGCATCCCAAGGTGCAGGTGAGCCTGGATTGCTGGCGGGAGCGTGCTTCAGTTACTGGCCGGCGGTGCTCTTGATGCTGGCGTTGCAACTGTTGGCCTTCGGCTACCTACCACGATCCAGTACTGTGATCGTTTGGGGCGTTTACGGGCTCTCGGTGCTTGCATCCATGTTCGGTGGGCTCTTTTCCCTTTCTGAGAACGTCATCCGGGCCACCCCATTCGGAGCGGTCCCAAGAGTTCCGGCCGAGGATTTCAACTGGTCGCCGTTACTGGTTCTGCTATTGATTTCGCTGGCGCTCGGTACCGTGGGCTTGATGAGGTTCAACCGTCGAGACGTACTGACGGACTAA